One Solanum lycopersicum chromosome 2, SLM_r2.1 genomic region harbors:
- the LOC101249705 gene encoding uncharacterized protein isoform X4, protein MIQYREDMHFDSSLMELPESSSALPSELQRPICMHSSMPSNNKIQQDEDERDPKFMQLLKENLSCFWNQQKEEILRADPKRKPEMPISRIRRAMKSNDQVKMVSATSTVLLSKAIEMLIMDLTLRAWMQADKGKCRTLKRYDFARAIRDEELFDFLSDIVPLQTYKVQKDANDGQGNEPHPAYQVLEPSNIPLKYQFQVEEDANGSQGNEFHPAGQMVQHQKILVEEANDVQGNKFDLANRMVQPHNVPCNFQVQVQANDGEGYEVHPAYQMVEPNKTSLPCQFQVLKVANDGQGNESNPAYQLVQPNDIAYQFQVEEDLNGSQGNEFHPVCQMVQPNNIPASFISHRGIPVPLVDLFPEFEFNSHDLLMEEANDVQGNKFHLANQMVQLQNIPVQGEENDGQGNEFEPASNVQPDNIPLLYQFHVRGEENDAQGNEFNQAFNVQPNNIPLQQLYQFQVRGGENDYQGNEFEPPSNVQPIYIPLQQLYQFQVRGEENDGQGNEFDPASNVLPNNNPQLYQFQVRGEENDGQDNEFEPASNVQPNNIPLYQFQVRGEENDGQGNEFNQTSNVFNIPLQLLYQFQVRGEENGGQGNEFNQAFNVQPDNIPLQQLYQFQVRGGENDYQGNEFEPPSNVQPINIPLQQLYQFQVRGEENVGQGNEFDPASNVQPNNILLQQLYQFQVRGEENDGQGNEFNQASNVFDIPLQLLYQFQVRGEENDGQGNEFNQAFNVQPDNIPLQQLYQFQVRGGENDYQGNEFEPPSNVQPINIPLQQLYQFQVRGGEKDYQGNEFEPPSNVQPINIPFQVQAEANDGQGNEFHPTYQMGQPNNIPASFIIPEPLMLPPLINSSPEPEFDIGEFLMDIEEGL, encoded by the exons ATGATCCAATATAGAGAAGACATGCATTTCGATAGTTCGTTAATGGAACTCCCAGAATCCTCATCAGCACTACCTTCAGAATTACAAAGACCGATTTGTATGCATAGCTCTATGCCAAGTAACAACAAAATTCAGCAG GATGAAGATGAAAGGGATCCAAAGTTTATGCAATTGCTAAAAGAAAATCTCTCCTGTTTCTGGAATCAACAAAAGGAAGAAATTCTACGTGCAG ATCCAAAGAGAAAACCTGAGATGCCCATTTCAAGGATCAGACGGGCTATGAAGTCAAATGATCAAGTAAAG ATGGTTAGCGCAACTTCTACGGTTCTGTTATCGAAGGCAATTGAGATGCTTATTATGGACCTCACCTTACGTGCGTGGATGCAAGCTGATAAAGGCAAATGTCGAACTCTGAAGCGTTATGACTTTGCTAGGGCGATAAGGGATGAAGAGCTTTTCGATTTCCTCTCTGACATCGTTCCACTCCAGACCTATAAG GTGCAAAAGGACGCAAATGATGGCCAAGGAAATGAACCTCACCCAGCTTATCAAGTGCTTGAACCTAGTAACATTCCA CTGAAGTACCAATTTCAGGTAGAAGAGGATGCGAATGGTAGCCAAGGAAATGAGTTTCACCCGGCTGGCCAAATGGTTCAGCATCAGAAAATTCTA GTGGAAGAGGCAAATGATGTCCAAGGAAATAAATTTGACTTGGCTAATCGTATGGTTCAGCCTCATAACGTTCCA TGCAACTTTCAGGTGCAGGTCCAGGCAAATGATGGTGAAGGATATGAAGTTCACCCAGCTTATCAAATGGTTGAACCTAATAAGACTTCA CTACCATGCCAATTTCAGGTACTTAAGGTGGCAAATGATGGCCAAGGAAATGAATCTAACCCTGCTTATCAATTGGTTCAACCTAATGACATTGCT TACCAATTTCAGGTGGAAGAGGACTTGAATGGTAGCCAAGGAAATGAATTTCACCCGGTTTGTCAAATGGTTCAGCCTAATAACATTCCA GCTTCTTTTATCAGTCACCGAGGAATTCCAGTGCCTCTGGTTGATTTATTTCCTGAATTTGAGTTCAATAGTCATGATCTTTTAATGGAAGAGGCAAATGATGTGCAAGGAAATAAATTTCACCTTGCTAATCAAATGGTTCAGCTTCAGAACATTCCA GTGCAAGGAGAAGAAAATGATGGCCAAGGCAATGAATTTGAGCCAGCTTCCAATGTTCAGCCTGATAACATTCCG TTGCTGTACCAATTTCATGTGCGAGGGGAAGAAAATGATGCCCAAGGCAATGAATTTAACCAAGCTTTTAATGTTCAGCCTAATAACATTCCG CTACAGCAGCTGTACCAATTTCAGGTGCGAGGGGGAGAAAATGATTACCAAGGCAATGAATTTGAGCCACCTTCTAATGTTCAGCCTATTTACATTCCG CTGCAGCAGTTGTACCAATTTCAGGTGCGAGGGGAAGAAAATGATGGCCAAGGCAATGAATTTGACCCAGCTTCTAATGTTTTGCCTAATAACAATCCG CAGCTGTATCAATTTCAGGTGCGAGGGGAAGAAAATGATGGCCAAGACAATGAATTTGAGCCAGCTTCTAATGTTCAGCCTAATAACATTCCG CTGTACCAATTTCAGGTGCGAGGGGAAGAAAATGATGGCCAAGGCAATGAATTTAACCAAACTTCTAATGTTTTTAACATTCCG CTGCAGTTGCTGTACCAATTTCAGGTGCGAGGGGAAGAAAATGGTGGCCAAGGCAATGAGTTTAACCAAGCTTTTAATGTACAGCCTGATAACATTCCG CTGCAGCAACTGTACCAATTTCAGGTGCGAGGGGGAGAAAATGATTACCAAGGCAATGAATTTGAGCCACCTTCTAATGTTCAGCCTATTAACATTCCG CTGCAGCAGTTGTACCAATTTCAGGTGCGAGGGGAAGAAAATGTTGGCCAAGGCAATGAATTTGACCCAGCTTCTAATGTTCAGCCTAATAACATTCTG CTGCAGCAGCTGTACCAATTTCAGGTGCGAGGGGAAGAAAATGATGGCCAAGGCAATGAATTTAACCAAGCTTCTAATGTTTTTGACATTCCG CTGCAGTTGCTGTACCAATTTCAGGTGCGAGGGGAAGAAAATGATGGCCAAGGCAATGAATTTAACCAAGCTTTTAATGTTCAGCCTGATAACATTCCG CTGCAGCAGCTATACCAGTTTCAGGTGCGAGGGGGAGAAAATGATTACCAAGGCAATGAATTTGAGCCACCTTCTAATGTTCAGCCTATTAACATTCCG CTGCAGCAGCTGTACCAATTTCAGGTGCGAGGGGGAGAAAAAGATTACCAAGGCAATGAATTTGAGCCACCTTCTAATGTTCAGCCTATTAACATTCCG TTTCAGGTGCAGGCGGAGGCAAATGATGGCCAAGGAAATGAATTTCACCCAACTTATCAAATGGGTCAACCTAATAACATCCCA GCTTCTTTCATCATTCCAGAGCCTCTCATGCTACCACCTCTGATCAATTCATCCCCTGAACCTGAGTTTGACATAGGTGAATTTTTAATGGACATTGAGGAGGGACTTTAA
- the LOC101249705 gene encoding uncharacterized protein isoform X21 translates to MIQYREDMHFDSSLMELPESSSALPSELQRPICMHSSMPSNNKIQQDEDERDPKFMQLLKENLSCFWNQQKEEILRADPKRKPEMPISRIRRAMKSNDQVKMVSATSTVLLSKAIEMLIMDLTLRAWMQADKGKCRTLKRYDFARAIRDEELFDFLSDIVPLQTYKVQKDANDGQGNEPHPAYQVLEPSNIPLKYQFQVEEDANGSQGNEFHPAGQMVQHQKILVEEANDVQGNKFDLANRMVQPHNVPCNFQVQVQANDGEGYEVHPAYQMVEPNKTSLPCQFQVLKVANDGQGNESNPAYQLVQPNDIAYQFQVEEDLNGSQGNEFHPVCQMVQPNNIPASFISHRGIPVPLVDLFPEFEFNSHDLLMEEANDVQGNKFHLANQMVQLQNIPVQGEENDGQGNEFEPASNVQPDNIPLQLLYQFHVRGEENDAQGNEFNQAFNVQPNNIPLQQLYQFQVRGGENDYQGNEFEPPSNVQPIYIPLQQLYQFQVRGEENDGQGNEFDPASNVLPNNNPQLYQFQVRGEENDGQDNEFEPASNVQPNNIPLYQFQVRGEENDGQGNEFNQTSNVFNIPVRGEENGGQGNEFNQAFNVQPDNIPQLYQFQVRGGENDYQGNEFEPPSNVQPINIPLQQLYQFQVRGEENVGQGNEFDPASNVQPNNILLQQLYQFQVRGEENDGQGNEFNQASNVFDIPLQLLYQFQVRGEENDGQGNEFNQAFNVQPDNIPLQQLYQFQVRGGENDYQGNEFEPPSNVQPINIPLQQLYQFQVRGGEKDYQGNEFEPPSNVQPINIPFQVQAEANDGQGNEFHPTYQMGQPNNIPASFIIPEPLMLPPLINSSPEPEFDIGEFLMDIEEGL, encoded by the exons ATGATCCAATATAGAGAAGACATGCATTTCGATAGTTCGTTAATGGAACTCCCAGAATCCTCATCAGCACTACCTTCAGAATTACAAAGACCGATTTGTATGCATAGCTCTATGCCAAGTAACAACAAAATTCAGCAG GATGAAGATGAAAGGGATCCAAAGTTTATGCAATTGCTAAAAGAAAATCTCTCCTGTTTCTGGAATCAACAAAAGGAAGAAATTCTACGTGCAG ATCCAAAGAGAAAACCTGAGATGCCCATTTCAAGGATCAGACGGGCTATGAAGTCAAATGATCAAGTAAAG ATGGTTAGCGCAACTTCTACGGTTCTGTTATCGAAGGCAATTGAGATGCTTATTATGGACCTCACCTTACGTGCGTGGATGCAAGCTGATAAAGGCAAATGTCGAACTCTGAAGCGTTATGACTTTGCTAGGGCGATAAGGGATGAAGAGCTTTTCGATTTCCTCTCTGACATCGTTCCACTCCAGACCTATAAG GTGCAAAAGGACGCAAATGATGGCCAAGGAAATGAACCTCACCCAGCTTATCAAGTGCTTGAACCTAGTAACATTCCA CTGAAGTACCAATTTCAGGTAGAAGAGGATGCGAATGGTAGCCAAGGAAATGAGTTTCACCCGGCTGGCCAAATGGTTCAGCATCAGAAAATTCTA GTGGAAGAGGCAAATGATGTCCAAGGAAATAAATTTGACTTGGCTAATCGTATGGTTCAGCCTCATAACGTTCCA TGCAACTTTCAGGTGCAGGTCCAGGCAAATGATGGTGAAGGATATGAAGTTCACCCAGCTTATCAAATGGTTGAACCTAATAAGACTTCA CTACCATGCCAATTTCAGGTACTTAAGGTGGCAAATGATGGCCAAGGAAATGAATCTAACCCTGCTTATCAATTGGTTCAACCTAATGACATTGCT TACCAATTTCAGGTGGAAGAGGACTTGAATGGTAGCCAAGGAAATGAATTTCACCCGGTTTGTCAAATGGTTCAGCCTAATAACATTCCA GCTTCTTTTATCAGTCACCGAGGAATTCCAGTGCCTCTGGTTGATTTATTTCCTGAATTTGAGTTCAATAGTCATGATCTTTTAATGGAAGAGGCAAATGATGTGCAAGGAAATAAATTTCACCTTGCTAATCAAATGGTTCAGCTTCAGAACATTCCA GTGCAAGGAGAAGAAAATGATGGCCAAGGCAATGAATTTGAGCCAGCTTCCAATGTTCAGCCTGATAACATTCCG CTGCAGTTGCTGTACCAATTTCATGTGCGAGGGGAAGAAAATGATGCCCAAGGCAATGAATTTAACCAAGCTTTTAATGTTCAGCCTAATAACATTCCG CTACAGCAGCTGTACCAATTTCAGGTGCGAGGGGGAGAAAATGATTACCAAGGCAATGAATTTGAGCCACCTTCTAATGTTCAGCCTATTTACATTCCG CTGCAGCAGTTGTACCAATTTCAGGTGCGAGGGGAAGAAAATGATGGCCAAGGCAATGAATTTGACCCAGCTTCTAATGTTTTGCCTAATAACAATCCG CAGCTGTATCAATTTCAGGTGCGAGGGGAAGAAAATGATGGCCAAGACAATGAATTTGAGCCAGCTTCTAATGTTCAGCCTAATAACATTCCG CTGTACCAATTTCAGGTGCGAGGGGAAGAAAATGATGGCCAAGGCAATGAATTTAACCAAACTTCTAATGTTTTTAACATTCCG GTGCGAGGGGAAGAAAATGGTGGCCAAGGCAATGAGTTTAACCAAGCTTTTAATGTACAGCCTGATAACATTCCG CAACTGTACCAATTTCAGGTGCGAGGGGGAGAAAATGATTACCAAGGCAATGAATTTGAGCCACCTTCTAATGTTCAGCCTATTAACATTCCG CTGCAGCAGTTGTACCAATTTCAGGTGCGAGGGGAAGAAAATGTTGGCCAAGGCAATGAATTTGACCCAGCTTCTAATGTTCAGCCTAATAACATTCTG CTGCAGCAGCTGTACCAATTTCAGGTGCGAGGGGAAGAAAATGATGGCCAAGGCAATGAATTTAACCAAGCTTCTAATGTTTTTGACATTCCG CTGCAGTTGCTGTACCAATTTCAGGTGCGAGGGGAAGAAAATGATGGCCAAGGCAATGAATTTAACCAAGCTTTTAATGTTCAGCCTGATAACATTCCG CTGCAGCAGCTATACCAGTTTCAGGTGCGAGGGGGAGAAAATGATTACCAAGGCAATGAATTTGAGCCACCTTCTAATGTTCAGCCTATTAACATTCCG CTGCAGCAGCTGTACCAATTTCAGGTGCGAGGGGGAGAAAAAGATTACCAAGGCAATGAATTTGAGCCACCTTCTAATGTTCAGCCTATTAACATTCCG TTTCAGGTGCAGGCGGAGGCAAATGATGGCCAAGGAAATGAATTTCACCCAACTTATCAAATGGGTCAACCTAATAACATCCCA GCTTCTTTCATCATTCCAGAGCCTCTCATGCTACCACCTCTGATCAATTCATCCCCTGAACCTGAGTTTGACATAGGTGAATTTTTAATGGACATTGAGGAGGGACTTTAA
- the LOC101249705 gene encoding uncharacterized protein isoform X5, translating into MIQYREDMHFDSSLMELPESSSALPSELQRPICMHSSMPSNNKIQQDEDERDPKFMQLLKENLSCFWNQQKEEILRADPKRKPEMPISRIRRAMKSNDQVKMVSATSTVLLSKAIEMLIMDLTLRAWMQADKGKCRTLKRYDFARAIRDEELFDFLSDIVPLQTYKVQKDANDGQGNEPHPAYQVLEPSNIPLKYQFQVEEDANGSQGNEFHPAGQMVQHQKILVEEANDVQGNKFDLANRMVQPHNVPCNFQVQVQANDGEGYEVHPAYQMVEPNKTSLPCQFQVLKVANDGQGNESNPAYQLVQPNDIAYQFQVEEDLNGSQGNEFHPVCQMVQPNNIPASFISHRGIPVPLVDLFPEFEFNSHDLLMEEANDVQGNKFHLANQMVQLQNIPVQGEENDGQGNEFEPASNVQPDNIPLQLLYQFHVRGEENDAQGNEFNQAFNVQPNNIPLQQLYQFQVRGGENDYQGNEFEPPSNVQPIYIPLQQLYQFQVRGEENDGQGNEFDPASNVLPNNNPQLYQFQVRGEENDGQDNEFEPASNVQPNNIPLYQFQVRGEENDGQGNEFNQTSNVFNIPLQLLYQFQVRGEENGGQGNEFNQAFNVQPDNIPLQQLYQFQVRGGENDYQGNEFEPPSNVQPINIPLQQLYQFQVRGEENVGQGNEFDPASNVQPNNILLQQLYQFQVRGEENDGQGNEFNQASNVFDIPLLYQFQVRGEENDGQGNEFNQAFNVQPDNIPLQQLYQFQVRGGENDYQGNEFEPPSNVQPINIPLQQLYQFQVRGGEKDYQGNEFEPPSNVQPINIPFQVQAEANDGQGNEFHPTYQMGQPNNIPASFIIPEPLMLPPLINSSPEPEFDIGEFLMDIEEGL; encoded by the exons ATGATCCAATATAGAGAAGACATGCATTTCGATAGTTCGTTAATGGAACTCCCAGAATCCTCATCAGCACTACCTTCAGAATTACAAAGACCGATTTGTATGCATAGCTCTATGCCAAGTAACAACAAAATTCAGCAG GATGAAGATGAAAGGGATCCAAAGTTTATGCAATTGCTAAAAGAAAATCTCTCCTGTTTCTGGAATCAACAAAAGGAAGAAATTCTACGTGCAG ATCCAAAGAGAAAACCTGAGATGCCCATTTCAAGGATCAGACGGGCTATGAAGTCAAATGATCAAGTAAAG ATGGTTAGCGCAACTTCTACGGTTCTGTTATCGAAGGCAATTGAGATGCTTATTATGGACCTCACCTTACGTGCGTGGATGCAAGCTGATAAAGGCAAATGTCGAACTCTGAAGCGTTATGACTTTGCTAGGGCGATAAGGGATGAAGAGCTTTTCGATTTCCTCTCTGACATCGTTCCACTCCAGACCTATAAG GTGCAAAAGGACGCAAATGATGGCCAAGGAAATGAACCTCACCCAGCTTATCAAGTGCTTGAACCTAGTAACATTCCA CTGAAGTACCAATTTCAGGTAGAAGAGGATGCGAATGGTAGCCAAGGAAATGAGTTTCACCCGGCTGGCCAAATGGTTCAGCATCAGAAAATTCTA GTGGAAGAGGCAAATGATGTCCAAGGAAATAAATTTGACTTGGCTAATCGTATGGTTCAGCCTCATAACGTTCCA TGCAACTTTCAGGTGCAGGTCCAGGCAAATGATGGTGAAGGATATGAAGTTCACCCAGCTTATCAAATGGTTGAACCTAATAAGACTTCA CTACCATGCCAATTTCAGGTACTTAAGGTGGCAAATGATGGCCAAGGAAATGAATCTAACCCTGCTTATCAATTGGTTCAACCTAATGACATTGCT TACCAATTTCAGGTGGAAGAGGACTTGAATGGTAGCCAAGGAAATGAATTTCACCCGGTTTGTCAAATGGTTCAGCCTAATAACATTCCA GCTTCTTTTATCAGTCACCGAGGAATTCCAGTGCCTCTGGTTGATTTATTTCCTGAATTTGAGTTCAATAGTCATGATCTTTTAATGGAAGAGGCAAATGATGTGCAAGGAAATAAATTTCACCTTGCTAATCAAATGGTTCAGCTTCAGAACATTCCA GTGCAAGGAGAAGAAAATGATGGCCAAGGCAATGAATTTGAGCCAGCTTCCAATGTTCAGCCTGATAACATTCCG CTGCAGTTGCTGTACCAATTTCATGTGCGAGGGGAAGAAAATGATGCCCAAGGCAATGAATTTAACCAAGCTTTTAATGTTCAGCCTAATAACATTCCG CTACAGCAGCTGTACCAATTTCAGGTGCGAGGGGGAGAAAATGATTACCAAGGCAATGAATTTGAGCCACCTTCTAATGTTCAGCCTATTTACATTCCG CTGCAGCAGTTGTACCAATTTCAGGTGCGAGGGGAAGAAAATGATGGCCAAGGCAATGAATTTGACCCAGCTTCTAATGTTTTGCCTAATAACAATCCG CAGCTGTATCAATTTCAGGTGCGAGGGGAAGAAAATGATGGCCAAGACAATGAATTTGAGCCAGCTTCTAATGTTCAGCCTAATAACATTCCG CTGTACCAATTTCAGGTGCGAGGGGAAGAAAATGATGGCCAAGGCAATGAATTTAACCAAACTTCTAATGTTTTTAACATTCCG CTGCAGTTGCTGTACCAATTTCAGGTGCGAGGGGAAGAAAATGGTGGCCAAGGCAATGAGTTTAACCAAGCTTTTAATGTACAGCCTGATAACATTCCG CTGCAGCAACTGTACCAATTTCAGGTGCGAGGGGGAGAAAATGATTACCAAGGCAATGAATTTGAGCCACCTTCTAATGTTCAGCCTATTAACATTCCG CTGCAGCAGTTGTACCAATTTCAGGTGCGAGGGGAAGAAAATGTTGGCCAAGGCAATGAATTTGACCCAGCTTCTAATGTTCAGCCTAATAACATTCTG CTGCAGCAGCTGTACCAATTTCAGGTGCGAGGGGAAGAAAATGATGGCCAAGGCAATGAATTTAACCAAGCTTCTAATGTTTTTGACATTCCG TTGCTGTACCAATTTCAGGTGCGAGGGGAAGAAAATGATGGCCAAGGCAATGAATTTAACCAAGCTTTTAATGTTCAGCCTGATAACATTCCG CTGCAGCAGCTATACCAGTTTCAGGTGCGAGGGGGAGAAAATGATTACCAAGGCAATGAATTTGAGCCACCTTCTAATGTTCAGCCTATTAACATTCCG CTGCAGCAGCTGTACCAATTTCAGGTGCGAGGGGGAGAAAAAGATTACCAAGGCAATGAATTTGAGCCACCTTCTAATGTTCAGCCTATTAACATTCCG TTTCAGGTGCAGGCGGAGGCAAATGATGGCCAAGGAAATGAATTTCACCCAACTTATCAAATGGGTCAACCTAATAACATCCCA GCTTCTTTCATCATTCCAGAGCCTCTCATGCTACCACCTCTGATCAATTCATCCCCTGAACCTGAGTTTGACATAGGTGAATTTTTAATGGACATTGAGGAGGGACTTTAA
- the LOC101249705 gene encoding uncharacterized protein isoform X34 has translation MIQYREDMHFDSSLMELPESSSALPSELQRPICMHSSMPSNNKIQQDEDERDPKFMQLLKENLSCFWNQQKEEILRADPKRKPEMPISRIRRAMKSNDQVKMVSATSTVLLSKAIEMLIMDLTLRAWMQADKGKCRTLKRYDFARAIRDEELFDFLSDIVPLQTYKVQKDANDGQGNEPHPAYQVLEPSNIPLKYQFQVEEDANGSQGNEFHPAGQMVQHQKILVEEANDVQGNKFDLANRMVQPHNVPCNFQVQVQANDGEGYEVHPAYQMVEPNKTSLPCQFQVLKVANDGQGNESNPAYQLVQPNDIAYQFQVEEDLNGSQGNEFHPVCQMVQPNNIPASFISHRGIPVPLVDLFPEFEFNSHDLLMEEANDVQGNKFHLANQMVQLQNIPVQGEENDGQGNEFEPASNVQPDNIPLQLLYQFHVRGEENDAQGNEFNQAFNVQPNNIPLQQLYQFQVRGGENDYQGNEFEPPSNVQPIYIPLQQLYQFQVRGEENDGQGNEFDPASNVLPNNNPQLYQFQVRGEENDGQDNEFEPASNVQPNNIPLYQFQVRGEENDGQGNEFNQTSNVFNIPVRGEENGGQGNEFNQAFNVQPDNIPVRGGENDYQGNEFEPPSNVQPINIPLQQLYQFQVRGEENVGQGNEFDPASNVQPNNILLQQLYQFQVRGEENDGQGNEFNQASNVFDIPLQLLYQFQVRGEENDGQGNEFNQAFNVQPDNIPLQQLYQFQVRGGENDYQGNEFEPPSNVQPINIPLQQLYQFQVRGGEKDYQGNEFEPPSNVQPINIPFQVQAEANDGQGNEFHPTYQMGQPNNIPASFIIPEPLMLPPLINSSPEPEFDIGEFLMDIEEGL, from the exons ATGATCCAATATAGAGAAGACATGCATTTCGATAGTTCGTTAATGGAACTCCCAGAATCCTCATCAGCACTACCTTCAGAATTACAAAGACCGATTTGTATGCATAGCTCTATGCCAAGTAACAACAAAATTCAGCAG GATGAAGATGAAAGGGATCCAAAGTTTATGCAATTGCTAAAAGAAAATCTCTCCTGTTTCTGGAATCAACAAAAGGAAGAAATTCTACGTGCAG ATCCAAAGAGAAAACCTGAGATGCCCATTTCAAGGATCAGACGGGCTATGAAGTCAAATGATCAAGTAAAG ATGGTTAGCGCAACTTCTACGGTTCTGTTATCGAAGGCAATTGAGATGCTTATTATGGACCTCACCTTACGTGCGTGGATGCAAGCTGATAAAGGCAAATGTCGAACTCTGAAGCGTTATGACTTTGCTAGGGCGATAAGGGATGAAGAGCTTTTCGATTTCCTCTCTGACATCGTTCCACTCCAGACCTATAAG GTGCAAAAGGACGCAAATGATGGCCAAGGAAATGAACCTCACCCAGCTTATCAAGTGCTTGAACCTAGTAACATTCCA CTGAAGTACCAATTTCAGGTAGAAGAGGATGCGAATGGTAGCCAAGGAAATGAGTTTCACCCGGCTGGCCAAATGGTTCAGCATCAGAAAATTCTA GTGGAAGAGGCAAATGATGTCCAAGGAAATAAATTTGACTTGGCTAATCGTATGGTTCAGCCTCATAACGTTCCA TGCAACTTTCAGGTGCAGGTCCAGGCAAATGATGGTGAAGGATATGAAGTTCACCCAGCTTATCAAATGGTTGAACCTAATAAGACTTCA CTACCATGCCAATTTCAGGTACTTAAGGTGGCAAATGATGGCCAAGGAAATGAATCTAACCCTGCTTATCAATTGGTTCAACCTAATGACATTGCT TACCAATTTCAGGTGGAAGAGGACTTGAATGGTAGCCAAGGAAATGAATTTCACCCGGTTTGTCAAATGGTTCAGCCTAATAACATTCCA GCTTCTTTTATCAGTCACCGAGGAATTCCAGTGCCTCTGGTTGATTTATTTCCTGAATTTGAGTTCAATAGTCATGATCTTTTAATGGAAGAGGCAAATGATGTGCAAGGAAATAAATTTCACCTTGCTAATCAAATGGTTCAGCTTCAGAACATTCCA GTGCAAGGAGAAGAAAATGATGGCCAAGGCAATGAATTTGAGCCAGCTTCCAATGTTCAGCCTGATAACATTCCG CTGCAGTTGCTGTACCAATTTCATGTGCGAGGGGAAGAAAATGATGCCCAAGGCAATGAATTTAACCAAGCTTTTAATGTTCAGCCTAATAACATTCCG CTACAGCAGCTGTACCAATTTCAGGTGCGAGGGGGAGAAAATGATTACCAAGGCAATGAATTTGAGCCACCTTCTAATGTTCAGCCTATTTACATTCCG CTGCAGCAGTTGTACCAATTTCAGGTGCGAGGGGAAGAAAATGATGGCCAAGGCAATGAATTTGACCCAGCTTCTAATGTTTTGCCTAATAACAATCCG CAGCTGTATCAATTTCAGGTGCGAGGGGAAGAAAATGATGGCCAAGACAATGAATTTGAGCCAGCTTCTAATGTTCAGCCTAATAACATTCCG CTGTACCAATTTCAGGTGCGAGGGGAAGAAAATGATGGCCAAGGCAATGAATTTAACCAAACTTCTAATGTTTTTAACATTCCG GTGCGAGGGGAAGAAAATGGTGGCCAAGGCAATGAGTTTAACCAAGCTTTTAATGTACAGCCTGATAACATTCCG GTGCGAGGGGGAGAAAATGATTACCAAGGCAATGAATTTGAGCCACCTTCTAATGTTCAGCCTATTAACATTCCG CTGCAGCAGTTGTACCAATTTCAGGTGCGAGGGGAAGAAAATGTTGGCCAAGGCAATGAATTTGACCCAGCTTCTAATGTTCAGCCTAATAACATTCTG CTGCAGCAGCTGTACCAATTTCAGGTGCGAGGGGAAGAAAATGATGGCCAAGGCAATGAATTTAACCAAGCTTCTAATGTTTTTGACATTCCG CTGCAGTTGCTGTACCAATTTCAGGTGCGAGGGGAAGAAAATGATGGCCAAGGCAATGAATTTAACCAAGCTTTTAATGTTCAGCCTGATAACATTCCG CTGCAGCAGCTATACCAGTTTCAGGTGCGAGGGGGAGAAAATGATTACCAAGGCAATGAATTTGAGCCACCTTCTAATGTTCAGCCTATTAACATTCCG CTGCAGCAGCTGTACCAATTTCAGGTGCGAGGGGGAGAAAAAGATTACCAAGGCAATGAATTTGAGCCACCTTCTAATGTTCAGCCTATTAACATTCCG TTTCAGGTGCAGGCGGAGGCAAATGATGGCCAAGGAAATGAATTTCACCCAACTTATCAAATGGGTCAACCTAATAACATCCCA GCTTCTTTCATCATTCCAGAGCCTCTCATGCTACCACCTCTGATCAATTCATCCCCTGAACCTGAGTTTGACATAGGTGAATTTTTAATGGACATTGAGGAGGGACTTTAA